A part of Verrucomicrobiota bacterium genomic DNA contains:
- a CDS encoding type II toxin-antitoxin system prevent-host-death family antitoxin, with amino-acid sequence MKTATARELKHGLSAILDLVESGESVCIKRYGHVIARLIPEKKTNRSFIGGNAGGPSLPGDFNKPTEEPHW; translated from the coding sequence ATGAAAACGGCCACGGCCAGAGAACTAAAGCATGGCCTTTCCGCGATTCTCGACCTGGTTGAAAGCGGCGAGTCGGTTTGCATCAAGCGGTATGGGCACGTCATCGCTCGACTGATTCCCGAGAAGAAAACGAACCGTTCGTTCATCGGTGGAAACGCGGGAGGACCTTCATTGCCGGGTGATTTCAATAAACCGACGGAGGAGCCGCATTGGTGA
- a CDS encoding type II toxin-antitoxin system VapC family toxin has translation MVKYLLDTSVWFLLSQEPDRLPTKCLQLARTEAELGLSCVSLREIAWKQAQGKLDLGKPLLAWLSTALTPQIRLLTITPEVAADSATLPHFPNKDPYDQMIVATARQNNLTIISNDDAWKNYAGAQILYFKPAAPKTT, from the coding sequence TTGGTGAAATACCTGTTGGACACGTCCGTGTGGTTCCTGCTTTCGCAGGAGCCGGATCGGTTGCCAACGAAGTGCCTGCAATTGGCGCGAACCGAGGCCGAGTTGGGGTTGAGTTGTGTCTCCTTGAGGGAAATTGCGTGGAAACAAGCGCAAGGGAAACTGGATCTGGGCAAGCCCCTTCTGGCCTGGTTGTCCACCGCGCTGACGCCCCAGATTCGATTGCTGACTATCACGCCGGAAGTGGCCGCTGATTCCGCGACGCTGCCTCACTTCCCCAACAAAGATCCCTACGATCAAATGATTGTGGCCACGGCGCGACAGAACAACCTGACGATCATTTCCAATGACGATGCGTGGAAGAACTACGCCGGGGCCCAGATTCTGTATTTCAAGCCGGCTGCGCCAAAAACAACCTGA